GAGCAATTACCAACCTTCACGCTCATTAACAATGCCGCAGCAAACCTTTAGTTACTTTGCATTAGTTTTGGCAGCAGGTGCATCAAGCCGAATGGGGACTTGTAAAGCTAGCTTACCATGGCGAAATGGTAAAAGTTTGTTGTCGTATCAAGTTGAGCAATTATCTCTTGCCAAAATCGTACCTATTGTTGTATTAGGGTTGCATAATTTCCAACAAACGCAAGTTCCAGAAGGAACTATCGTAGCAATTAATCATTATCCCAGTGCTGGAAAAGTCAGTTCGATTTTGACAGGATTAAAGCACGTACCACAATTTGATTGTTTGTTGATTTCAGCTGTCGATCAACCTAGAAGTAGCTGGATCTATCAACAATTACTGAAAACACACCTGTCTTCTTCTGAAGTCCCTATTACTGCACCCAGCTATCAGGGGAAATTGGGGCATCCACTATTATTTTCGGCGTCAGTGCGATCGCATCTAGAAAATATAAGTGAAGCCAATTTAGGTCTACGTCAAGTCGTCCAAACGTTTTATCCGCAAATTCAGCGCGTCAACTTTGACACTTCAGAAATTTTGCTCGATCTCAACACGCCAGAAGCTTATCAAGCTGCATTACAAATGCAAGCTTAGGCTGCACCTAATTGCAGTGCGTAGAGATTGGCATAAACTCCACCTTGCGCCATTAACTCAGCGTGCGTACCGCCTTCAATTATTTGTCCTTGTTGAATGACTAACACTTGATCCGCTTTGGTAACCGTGCTGAGACGATGAGCAATAACAAAGCTGGTACGTTTTGTCAGCAGACGATCGATTGCCTCTTGAACTAAAGCTTCAGTACGCGTGTCAATGCTGCTTGTCGCTTCATCTAAAATCAAAATACGCGGGTCGACTAAAACAGCACGTGCAATACTTATTAATTGTCGCTGTCCTTTGCTGAGGTTTGCGCCTCTTGCCCCTAACAGCGTTGAGTATCCTTGCGGCAAACTGGTAATAAATTCATGAACGTTAGCAACTTGCGCAGCAGCTTCGATTTCAGCTTGGGTAGCATCAGGACGACCAAAAGCAATATTTTCGGCAACTGTGCCACTAAATAGGATATTGTCTTGCAAAACGAATCCAATTTGTTTCCGTAAGCTTGCCTGCGTTACTTTACGGATATCGATGCCATCAATTTTGACGGCTCCACTCGTCACATCATAGTACCGCAGAATTAAGTTAATAATGGTACTTTTTCCTGCTCCTGTAGGTCCAACTAATGCGATCGTTTGT
This sequence is a window from Chroococcidiopsis sp. TS-821. Protein-coding genes within it:
- a CDS encoding NTP transferase domain-containing protein is translated as MPQQTFSYFALVLAAGASSRMGTCKASLPWRNGKSLLSYQVEQLSLAKIVPIVVLGLHNFQQTQVPEGTIVAINHYPSAGKVSSILTGLKHVPQFDCLLISAVDQPRSSWIYQQLLKTHLSSSEVPITAPSYQGKLGHPLLFSASVRSHLENISEANLGLRQVVQTFYPQIQRVNFDTSEILLDLNTPEAYQAALQMQA